A single window of Undibacterium sp. 5I1 DNA harbors:
- the dnaA gene encoding chromosomal replication initiator protein DnaA — MENFWQACSSQLEQELTPQQYSAWIKPLTPIDYEDGRLRIGAPNRFKLDWVKTQFASRITELAVQFWDENIDVQFILDPRINKKPAPAANTSTNQSSDPRESSTSNNDMPPQIHDPVPESTPRRDQSRINVDLTFDSFVTGKANQLARAAAIQVANNPGVSYNPLFLYGGVGLGKTHLIHAIGNQILVDNPKARIRYIHAEQYVRDVVTAYQRKGFDEFKHYYHSLDLLLIDDIQFFGGKSRTQEEFFYAFEALIAAKKQIIITSDTYPKEITGMDDRLISRFDSGLTVAIEPPELEMRVAILLKKAHFEGVHFSDDVAFFVAKHLRSNVRELEGALRKILAYSRFHGKEITIDVVKEALKDLLSVQNRQISVENIQKTVADFFNMKVADMYSKKRPANIARPRQIAMYLAKELTQKSLPEIGELFGGRDHTTVLHAVRKITADRSKNPECNHELHVLEQTLKG, encoded by the coding sequence ATGGAAAATTTCTGGCAAGCCTGCTCGTCCCAATTAGAGCAGGAACTTACGCCGCAGCAGTATAGCGCCTGGATCAAACCACTGACCCCGATCGATTATGAAGACGGCCGGTTGCGGATTGGTGCGCCTAATCGTTTTAAACTGGATTGGGTTAAAACCCAATTCGCCAGCCGGATTACTGAACTGGCAGTGCAATTTTGGGATGAAAATATTGATGTCCAATTTATTCTGGACCCACGCATCAATAAAAAACCGGCTCCCGCTGCAAACACCAGTACAAATCAAAGTAGCGATCCGCGCGAGTCGTCCACTAGCAACAACGACATGCCACCGCAAATACATGATCCGGTGCCAGAATCCACGCCGCGCCGCGACCAAAGCCGCATCAATGTTGATCTGACTTTTGACAGCTTTGTGACGGGTAAAGCCAATCAGTTAGCACGTGCAGCAGCCATCCAGGTAGCAAATAATCCTGGCGTATCGTATAACCCGCTGTTCTTATATGGCGGCGTAGGTTTAGGTAAAACCCATCTGATTCACGCGATTGGTAATCAGATTCTGGTGGACAACCCTAAAGCACGGATTCGCTACATCCACGCTGAGCAATATGTGCGCGATGTCGTTACTGCTTACCAGCGCAAAGGGTTTGACGAATTTAAGCATTACTATCATTCGCTGGATTTATTGCTGATCGATGATATTCAATTCTTTGGTGGCAAAAGCCGCACGCAGGAAGAATTTTTCTACGCGTTTGAAGCGCTAATCGCCGCCAAGAAGCAAATCATCATCACCAGTGATACCTACCCAAAAGAAATCACGGGTATGGACGATCGTCTGATTTCGCGTTTTGATTCTGGTCTGACGGTAGCAATTGAGCCGCCCGAGTTAGAAATGCGCGTAGCGATTTTGCTCAAAAAAGCGCATTTCGAAGGCGTACATTTCTCGGATGACGTCGCCTTCTTCGTCGCCAAGCATCTGCGTTCTAACGTACGCGAACTAGAAGGCGCTTTGCGAAAAATTCTGGCGTACTCGCGTTTTCACGGCAAAGAAATCACGATTGATGTCGTCAAAGAAGCCTTAAAAGATTTGCTATCGGTACAGAACCGCCAGATTTCGGTAGAAAATATCCAGAAGACAGTTGCAGACTTTTTCAACATGAAAGTCGCCGACATGTACTCTAAAAAGCGTCCAGCGAATATCGCCAGACCACGCCAGATCGCGATGTATCTGGCGAAAGAATTAACGCAAAAAAGCTTGCCAGAAATTGGTGAACTGTTCGGCGGCCGCGATCACACCACAGTCTTGCATGCAGTACGCAAAATCACGGCAGATCGCAGCAAGAATCCCGAATGTAATCATGAGCTACATGTGTTGGAGCAGACTCTGAAGGGTTAA
- the dnaN gene encoding DNA polymerase III subunit beta, which translates to MQLVKTHRDTILRPLQIVSGIVERRHTLPILANILIRKDGEKVSFLSTDIEVQITTRADIGSGGESIATTVAARKLLDILRALPDDNDIVLKLDNKKMTVQSGKSRFSLQTLAAEEFPTVAQAEHFNASVSLPQKTLKHLFNMVHFSMAQQDIRYYLNGLLLVVDGKNVIAVATDGHRLAYCQVEVEQEFPRQEVIIPRKTIIELQRLLEDKDDLVQLDIANNQVKLTFADIELISKLVEGKFPDFNRVIPKGYKNNFTLGREQLLRSLQRAAIMTSDKFKGVRCVVTPGSMQILSTNADQEEAVEEIEIDYGGDSVDIGFNVTYLLDVLNNLKVDQINLAFGDSNSSALITIPDNADFKYVVMPMRI; encoded by the coding sequence ATGCAATTGGTCAAAACTCACCGGGACACAATCCTCCGGCCTCTGCAAATCGTGAGCGGTATTGTCGAGCGTCGGCACACATTGCCGATTCTGGCCAATATCCTCATACGCAAGGACGGCGAAAAAGTGTCTTTCTTGTCGACTGACATTGAAGTGCAAATCACCACCCGTGCCGATATCGGTTCGGGTGGCGAGAGCATTGCCACTACCGTCGCTGCGCGTAAGCTGCTCGATATTTTGCGCGCACTGCCGGACGACAATGACATCGTCCTCAAGCTCGACAATAAGAAGATGACTGTGCAGTCAGGCAAATCGCGCTTCTCTTTGCAAACTCTGGCGGCAGAAGAATTCCCTACCGTCGCACAAGCAGAACACTTCAACGCCAGCGTTAGCCTGCCGCAAAAAACGCTCAAGCACCTGTTTAACATGGTGCACTTCTCCATGGCGCAGCAAGACATTCGTTATTACCTGAATGGTCTGTTGCTCGTGGTCGATGGCAAAAACGTGATTGCCGTGGCGACCGACGGTCATCGTCTGGCGTATTGCCAGGTGGAAGTCGAACAAGAATTCCCACGTCAAGAAGTCATCATCCCGCGCAAAACGATTATCGAATTGCAGCGTTTGTTAGAAGACAAGGACGATCTGGTGCAACTCGACATCGCCAACAATCAGGTCAAGCTGACGTTTGCTGATATTGAGCTGATTTCCAAATTGGTCGAAGGCAAATTCCCAGATTTCAACCGCGTAATCCCTAAGGGTTATAAAAACAATTTCACCTTGGGTCGCGAGCAATTGCTGCGCTCCTTGCAACGTGCCGCCATTATGACCAGCGACAAGTTCAAAGGCGTGCGTTGTGTAGTCACACCGGGCAGTATGCAAATCCTGTCCACCAATGCCGATCAGGAAGAAGCAGTAGAGGAAATTGAAATCGATTACGGCGGCGACAGTGTCGATATCGGCTTCAATGTTACCTATTTGTTGGATGTGTTGAATAACCTTAAAGTCGATCAGATCAACCTCGCCTTTGGTGACTCCAACTCATCCGCATTAATCACCATCCCAGACAACGCCGATTTTAAATACGTCGTTATGCCAATGCGGATTTAG